A genomic window from Caldicellulosiruptor kronotskyensis 2002 includes:
- a CDS encoding glucose-1-phosphate adenylyltransferase — translation MNGPKREIIAMILAGGQGSRLKDLTKTNAKPAVEFGGKYRIIDFTLSNCANSSIDVVGVLTQYQPFTLHCHIGTGTAWDLDRTKGGVYILPPHTNDSGGNWYKGTADSIYQNMSFVELFSPEYILVLSGDHIYTMDYQEMFKFHKEKKADVTIACIEVPIKEASRFGIMNTKEDGRIYEFEEKPKHPKNNLASMGIYIFNWDKLRKYLKEDAKDEESAHDFGKNIIPKMLKGGEKLFAYRFKGYWKDVGTVESYWEANMDLLNEECKLDEPSCILDLYNEETKVYTSSIAYPPQYIAPCAKVKKSMVVEGCSIWGEVYNSVLSYNVYVGQNAKVINSVLLSNVFIEDGAVVENAIVCSGARVTKGCKVIGKPGKIAVVPENKKVTSDIIISEQ, via the coding sequence ATGAACGGTCCCAAGCGTGAGATTATAGCAATGATTTTGGCTGGCGGACAAGGAAGTAGGCTAAAAGACCTCACCAAAACAAATGCAAAGCCTGCTGTAGAGTTTGGGGGAAAGTATCGGATTATTGACTTTACTTTAAGCAACTGTGCAAACTCATCAATCGACGTTGTTGGCGTTCTTACTCAGTATCAACCCTTTACATTACACTGTCATATCGGAACTGGAACTGCATGGGATTTGGACCGCACAAAAGGAGGTGTATACATCCTGCCACCTCATACAAATGACAGTGGCGGAAATTGGTATAAAGGCACTGCAGATAGCATCTACCAAAATATGAGCTTTGTGGAGCTGTTTTCACCTGAGTATATTTTAGTACTGTCTGGCGACCATATCTATACCATGGACTATCAAGAGATGTTTAAATTCCACAAGGAAAAGAAAGCTGATGTGACAATTGCATGCATTGAAGTTCCTATTAAGGAAGCTTCAAGATTCGGAATTATGAATACAAAAGAAGATGGTAGAATATATGAGTTTGAAGAAAAACCAAAACATCCAAAAAACAATCTTGCATCAATGGGCATATACATCTTTAACTGGGACAAATTAAGAAAATATTTGAAAGAAGATGCAAAAGACGAGGAATCTGCACATGATTTTGGAAAAAACATAATTCCCAAGATGTTAAAAGGTGGTGAAAAATTATTTGCATACAGGTTCAAAGGTTACTGGAAGGATGTGGGGACGGTTGAGTCTTACTGGGAGGCAAATATGGACCTTTTAAATGAAGAGTGTAAATTAGATGAACCAAGTTGCATATTAGATTTGTACAATGAAGAGACAAAGGTTTATACATCATCAATTGCATATCCACCTCAGTACATAGCCCCTTGTGCAAAGGTCAAAAAGTCGATGGTAGTAGAAGGTTGCAGCATCTGGGGTGAGGTTTACAATTCAGTTTTGTCATACAACGTGTACGTAGGCCAAAATGCCAAAGTTATAAACTCTGTTTTACTTAGCAATGTCTTCATCGAAGATGGTGCTGTGGTTGAAAATGCAATTGTGTGTTCAGGGGCAAGAGTTACAAAAGGTTGTAAAGTTATTGGAAAACCAGGAAAAATTGCAGTTGTTCCTGAAAACAAAAAGGTAACTTCTGACATCATAATTTCAGAACAATAA
- a CDS encoding glycogen/starch/alpha-glucan phosphorylase, translated as MIGGIKGLSKEELKEKIKQDFQRKIISLFAIDPKEATTYQQYLALGEVIKEYSFERWLQTNKYYKQNDVKQVYYFSIEFLLGKLLVNNLINLGIRDVCREALSELGITLEEIEEAEREPGLGNGGLGRLAACFLDSMASMGLPGHGNGIRYRYGLFEQKIQNGYQVEVPDNWLSEEYVWEVKRSDRACVVKFGGTVRFDIVDGKLKAFHENYEPVWAIPYDIPIIGYGCNTVNTLRLWSAEPFENVFDFASFSRGDYIKAVEYRYMVQSITQVLYPDDTNEQNRILRLKQEYFFVSAGVQSIIRTFKKRGKPIYELPNYVMIQINDTHPALVIPELMRILIDEEGLPWEDAWNITTKTVAYTNHTIMVEALEKWPIDMVKTLLPRIYTIIEEINRRFCSEMLERTGGDWQRVCNVAIIHDGQINMAHLAVIGSSSVNGVSKLHTEILKNEVLKCFYTIYPEKFNSKTNGITHRRWLVEANPDLARLISETLQTDRWIKDPMLMLRFKDFAEDKLTQELVANIKFNNKVKLAKYIKEKYNIVVDPRSIFDVQAKRLHAYKRQLLNALHILHLYNMLKENPSLDIYPRTFIFAAKAAPGYILAKKIIKLINSIAEKVNKDPDVKDKLKVVFLENYCVSLAEKIIPAADVSEQISTASKEASGTGNMKFMMNGAITIGTLDGANVEIKEAVGDENIVIFGLLAEEVLDYYKNGGYSSSQLYQKDLRIRRLIDQLIGNFFDVPPGEFMDIYNHLITYNDEYFVLKDFDSYHEAQMKIDKLYRDTKRWRKMMIINIGASGIFSSDNTIQKYADEIWHIKRVEIPD; from the coding sequence ATGATAGGTGGAATTAAGGGTCTTTCAAAAGAAGAACTCAAAGAAAAAATAAAGCAGGATTTTCAGCGAAAGATTATATCCCTCTTTGCAATTGATCCAAAAGAAGCAACAACTTATCAGCAATATCTTGCTCTTGGCGAGGTTATAAAAGAATACTCTTTCGAAAGATGGCTTCAGACAAACAAGTATTACAAGCAAAACGATGTAAAACAGGTGTATTATTTTTCGATAGAGTTCCTTCTTGGTAAACTTCTTGTTAACAATCTTATAAACTTAGGGATTCGTGATGTATGCAGAGAAGCTTTGAGCGAACTTGGCATAACTCTTGAAGAGATTGAAGAGGCAGAAAGAGAACCAGGACTTGGAAACGGCGGTCTTGGCAGACTTGCTGCATGTTTTTTAGATTCTATGGCATCAATGGGTCTACCTGGTCATGGAAATGGAATAAGATACCGCTACGGTCTTTTTGAACAAAAAATTCAAAATGGGTATCAGGTTGAAGTGCCCGACAACTGGCTTTCTGAAGAGTATGTATGGGAGGTAAAAAGAAGCGACAGAGCCTGCGTTGTAAAGTTTGGTGGCACAGTGCGTTTTGACATTGTTGATGGAAAACTGAAAGCCTTCCACGAAAACTATGAACCTGTTTGGGCAATACCTTATGATATTCCTATAATAGGTTACGGTTGCAACACAGTAAATACTTTAAGGCTTTGGAGTGCAGAACCGTTTGAAAATGTATTTGACTTTGCTTCGTTTTCAAGAGGTGACTATATTAAAGCTGTGGAATACAGGTATATGGTGCAGTCTATAACCCAAGTTTTGTATCCAGATGATACAAATGAGCAAAACAGGATTTTGAGGCTCAAGCAGGAATACTTTTTTGTATCAGCCGGTGTTCAGAGTATAATAAGGACATTTAAAAAACGTGGAAAACCAATTTATGAGCTTCCAAACTATGTAATGATTCAAATCAACGACACACATCCAGCACTTGTTATACCAGAACTTATGAGGATACTAATCGACGAAGAGGGACTTCCATGGGAAGATGCATGGAATATCACAACAAAAACTGTTGCATACACAAATCATACTATAATGGTAGAAGCTCTTGAAAAGTGGCCAATTGATATGGTAAAAACTCTTCTTCCAAGGATATATACGATAATCGAAGAGATAAATAGAAGATTCTGCAGTGAAATGCTTGAACGTACTGGCGGTGACTGGCAAAGAGTATGCAATGTAGCTATTATCCATGATGGGCAAATAAACATGGCGCACTTGGCTGTTATTGGTAGCAGCTCTGTAAATGGGGTTTCAAAACTTCACACTGAAATTTTAAAGAATGAAGTTTTGAAATGTTTTTACACTATATACCCTGAAAAGTTTAACAGCAAAACAAATGGTATTACACACAGAAGATGGCTTGTTGAAGCAAACCCAGATTTGGCAAGGCTTATCTCTGAAACTTTGCAGACAGACAGGTGGATAAAAGATCCTATGCTCATGCTCAGATTCAAAGATTTTGCAGAAGATAAGCTAACACAGGAGCTTGTTGCGAATATTAAATTTAACAACAAGGTCAAACTTGCCAAGTATATAAAAGAAAAATACAACATCGTGGTTGACCCGCGTTCAATATTTGATGTGCAGGCAAAAAGACTCCATGCTTACAAACGCCAGCTTTTGAACGCTCTTCACATACTGCATCTTTACAATATGCTGAAAGAAAATCCTAGCTTGGATATTTATCCGCGAACCTTTATCTTTGCAGCAAAAGCAGCGCCGGGTTATATCCTTGCAAAAAAGATTATAAAACTCATAAATTCTATTGCTGAAAAGGTCAACAAAGACCCAGATGTAAAAGACAAACTCAAAGTAGTGTTCCTGGAAAACTATTGTGTATCTTTAGCAGAGAAAATTATCCCTGCTGCTGATGTGTCAGAGCAAATCTCAACAGCCTCAAAAGAAGCGTCTGGTACAGGCAACATGAAGTTTATGATGAACGGCGCAATTACCATTGGAACTTTGGACGGTGCAAATGTGGAGATAAAAGAGGCAGTGGGTGATGAGAACATAGTCATTTTTGGCCTTTTGGCTGAAGAGGTCTTGGACTACTACAAAAATGGCGGGTACAGTAGTAGTCAGCTTTATCAAAAAGATTTGAGAATCAGAAGGCTCATTGATCAGTTAATCGGAAACTTTTTTGATGTGCCACCTGGTGAGTTTATGGATATTTATAATCACTTGATAACATATAACGATGAGTACTTTGTATTGAAAGATTTTGACTCTTACCATGAAGCTCAAATGAAAATTGATAAGCTCTACCGAGACACCAAACGCTGGCGAAAAATGATGATAATCAACATAGGAGCATCTGGAATTTTTTCAAGTGATAACACCATTCAAAAGTATGCTGATGAAATTTGGCATATAAAAAGGGTTGAAATTCCAGATTAA
- the glgD gene encoding glucose-1-phosphate adenylyltransferase subunit GlgD: MLTNYLGIVSLTENDSKLKSLTATRPLASIPIFGRYRVIDFVLSNLVNAGITNVGILAPTKSRSLIDHVGTGKPWDLNRKVDGLYIFNYSYEPPSISDIKLLKSNIEFLLRSRKEMVIFASSYMICNIDFEDVARFHEESAADVTVVYKKVTNEDEHFLDLSTIMVDQNSNVIGVGKNIGRRTAVNISLDMFVLSKEFLIECIMICLENGNCTTFRDFIYKNVQNFNVKAYEFKGYVGCINSISSYFKVSMDMLNVDIQRELFSEERPIYTKSNDSPPTRYFSTCEVENSFVSNGCLIAGKVKNSIISRGVVIEKDAIVENSIIFSKCVIKRGTILKNVILDKNVIIDENTTLIGHNKNPLVMEKQSFINFSQLKEVKRI, encoded by the coding sequence ATGCTTACAAATTACTTAGGTATTGTAAGCCTTACAGAAAATGATAGTAAACTTAAAAGTCTAACAGCAACAAGACCTTTAGCGTCAATTCCTATATTCGGCAGATACAGGGTTATTGATTTTGTGCTTTCAAATCTTGTCAACGCAGGTATCACAAACGTGGGGATTTTGGCTCCAACCAAGTCCAGGTCCTTGATAGACCATGTTGGAACAGGCAAACCCTGGGACCTAAACCGCAAGGTTGATGGTCTTTACATTTTCAATTATTCATATGAACCGCCTTCCATAAGTGACATAAAACTTTTGAAAAGTAATATAGAATTCTTACTTCGTAGTAGAAAGGAAATGGTAATTTTTGCTTCATCATATATGATTTGCAATATTGATTTTGAAGATGTAGCAAGGTTTCATGAAGAAAGTGCTGCAGATGTAACAGTTGTATATAAGAAGGTTACCAATGAAGATGAACATTTTTTGGATCTTTCAACAATCATGGTTGACCAAAACTCAAATGTAATTGGAGTCGGAAAAAACATAGGAAGGCGCACAGCTGTAAATATATCTTTGGATATGTTTGTGCTTAGTAAAGAATTCTTGATTGAGTGCATTATGATATGTCTTGAAAATGGTAACTGTACAACATTTAGAGATTTTATCTACAAAAATGTCCAGAATTTTAATGTAAAAGCTTATGAGTTTAAAGGATATGTAGGATGCATAAACTCCATCTCCTCATATTTTAAAGTATCAATGGACATGTTAAATGTTGATATTCAACGTGAACTTTTTTCAGAGGAAAGACCTATTTATACAAAGTCCAACGACTCGCCACCAACAAGGTATTTTTCCACATGTGAGGTTGAAAACTCATTTGTGTCGAACGGATGCCTGATTGCAGGCAAGGTAAAAAATAGCATAATTTCAAGAGGAGTTGTAATAGAAAAAGATGCAATTGTTGAAAACAGTATAATATTTTCAAAATGCGTTATTAAAAGAGGCACTATATTGAAAAATGTGATTTTAGATAAAAACGTAATAATAGATGAAAATACTACACTCATTGGGCACAACAAAAATCCCCTCGTGATGGAAAAACAAAGCTTTATTAATTTCAGTCAGTTAAAAGAGGTGAAAAGAATATGA
- the glgB gene encoding 1,4-alpha-glucan branching protein GlgB, with amino-acid sequence MIKKVKSTIYLSDIKKFESGEHFESYKFLGSRVVNYRGKVGTVFCVWAPNAKSVSVVGNFNNWHGENHKMMRVYGSGFWWLFVEGIGEGELYKYEIIGADGKRVLKADPYAIYSEKRPNTASIVKNIPDYEWHDQEWMEKRKTTPPYDKPINIYEVHLASWKMKKDGSIEKAGEFYNYRELAHMLVDYIKEMNYNYIELLPVLEHPLDMSWGYQPTGYFSLTSRYGSIEDFMYFVDYMHQNGIGVIIDWVPAHFCKDEHGLYRFDGTFLYEYEDELLRENYTWGTATFDFSKPQVQSFLISSAMFWFDVYHIDGIRVDAVSHIIYMNNNQKNRYGGHENIEGIEFIKKLNKAIFSKYPNVLMIAEESTAFPLVTYPTYDGGLGFNYKWNMGWMNDTLKYMQKHPDERKYHHNFLTFSIMYAFSENFILPFSHDEVVHGKKSLLDKMPGDYNQKFANLRLLYGYMYTHPGKKLLFMGGEFGQFIEWRFYASLDWLLLDYPMHRMLQHYVKSLNRFYLENKALWELDHKMDGFRWIDVHNWEQSVISYLRFSKEPDDYLVVICNFGLASYENYKIGVPRKGIYLEVFNSDKAEFGGNNIVNTEKLKTIDEVWHGYNQCIEFRLPALSCLIFKPIEFFNAQEEKESK; translated from the coding sequence ATGATAAAAAAAGTAAAATCTACTATTTATCTATCTGATATAAAAAAATTTGAATCAGGAGAACATTTTGAAAGTTATAAGTTCTTAGGAAGCAGGGTTGTAAACTACAGAGGCAAGGTTGGGACAGTTTTCTGTGTGTGGGCACCAAATGCTAAAAGCGTATCTGTTGTTGGAAATTTTAATAATTGGCACGGCGAAAACCATAAGATGATGAGAGTTTATGGAAGTGGGTTTTGGTGGCTATTTGTAGAAGGAATTGGTGAAGGAGAGCTCTACAAATATGAAATTATTGGTGCTGATGGGAAAAGGGTTTTAAAAGCTGACCCGTATGCAATCTATTCTGAGAAACGTCCCAATACAGCATCAATTGTCAAAAACATCCCGGACTATGAATGGCATGACCAGGAATGGATGGAAAAAAGAAAAACCACTCCACCATATGACAAGCCCATCAATATCTATGAGGTGCATCTTGCATCATGGAAAATGAAAAAGGATGGAAGCATAGAGAAGGCTGGCGAGTTTTATAATTACCGCGAACTTGCCCACATGCTGGTAGACTACATAAAAGAAATGAACTATAACTACATTGAACTTCTGCCAGTTTTAGAACATCCTCTTGACATGTCATGGGGTTACCAGCCAACAGGTTACTTTTCTCTCACATCACGCTACGGTAGTATTGAGGATTTTATGTATTTTGTTGACTATATGCACCAAAATGGAATTGGAGTAATAATTGACTGGGTGCCAGCTCATTTTTGCAAAGATGAGCATGGACTTTATAGGTTTGACGGAACATTTTTATATGAATATGAGGATGAACTTTTGAGAGAAAACTACACATGGGGTACTGCTACATTTGACTTCTCAAAACCCCAGGTTCAAAGCTTTCTTATCTCAAGCGCCATGTTTTGGTTTGATGTTTATCACATTGACGGAATAAGGGTAGATGCTGTTTCTCACATCATCTATATGAACAACAACCAGAAAAACAGGTATGGCGGACATGAAAACATAGAAGGAATTGAATTTATAAAAAAGCTCAACAAGGCAATATTCTCAAAATATCCAAATGTTTTGATGATTGCCGAAGAGTCAACTGCATTTCCTCTGGTCACATATCCAACATACGATGGAGGGCTTGGCTTTAATTACAAGTGGAATATGGGATGGATGAACGACACTTTAAAGTACATGCAAAAACACCCTGATGAAAGAAAGTATCACCATAATTTCTTGACATTTTCTATAATGTATGCATTTTCTGAAAATTTCATTTTACCTTTTTCTCATGATGAGGTTGTTCACGGGAAAAAATCTTTGCTTGACAAAATGCCAGGTGATTACAATCAAAAATTTGCAAACCTAAGACTTCTTTACGGTTATATGTACACTCATCCGGGCAAAAAGCTCCTTTTCATGGGTGGTGAGTTTGGTCAGTTCATTGAATGGAGATTTTATGCATCGCTTGACTGGCTACTTTTGGACTACCCCATGCACCGCATGCTTCAGCACTATGTTAAAAGTTTAAACAGATTCTACTTAGAAAACAAAGCTCTGTGGGAGCTTGACCATAAAATGGATGGTTTTAGATGGATAGATGTTCACAACTGGGAGCAAAGTGTCATATCATACTTGAGATTTTCCAAAGAACCTGATGATTACCTTGTTGTCATTTGTAACTTTGGTCTTGCTTCATATGAAAATTACAAAATAGGCGTGCCAAGAAAAGGCATTTATCTGGAAGTATTTAACAGTGATAAAGCTGAATTTGGTGGTAATAATATAGTAAACACAGAAAAACTTAAAACAATTGATGAAGTGTGGCATGGGTATAACCAGTGTATAGAATTTAGGCTTCCTGCACTTTCGTGTTTGATTTTCAAGCCAATTGAATTTTTCAATGCTCAAGAAGAAAAAGAATCAAAATGA
- the radC gene encoding RadC family protein, with protein sequence MDLSCNLHEGHRERLKRRFIEQGLDGFEDHQVLELLLFFSIPRKDTNEIAHRLISTFGSISNVFEAHPKELQKVKGVGENSAILISLISQISRRYLADKNRKTFQLRNVEAAAEYIKSLFVGRKNEVFYVICLDTQLNVIYSVPLFEGTVKEAVVYPRKVVECVIRYNASSVILAHNHPGGSVRPSMDDIKTTQKIVNALSTIGVAVNDHFIVAKDEYYSFAQNGMLPQPQI encoded by the coding sequence ATGGATTTGTCTTGTAACCTGCATGAAGGGCACAGAGAAAGGCTCAAAAGAAGATTTATTGAACAAGGGCTTGATGGTTTTGAAGACCATCAAGTGTTAGAACTTCTCTTATTTTTCAGCATTCCAAGGAAAGATACAAATGAGATTGCACACAGGTTGATTTCAACTTTTGGAAGTATATCAAATGTATTTGAAGCTCACCCAAAAGAACTTCAAAAGGTAAAAGGTGTCGGTGAAAATTCTGCCATTTTGATATCTCTTATTTCTCAAATATCAAGACGATATCTTGCTGATAAAAATAGAAAAACCTTTCAGCTAAGAAATGTAGAAGCGGCAGCAGAGTACATAAAGAGTTTGTTTGTTGGCAGGAAAAATGAGGTGTTTTATGTTATTTGTCTTGATACCCAGTTAAATGTGATATATTCCGTGCCACTTTTTGAGGGTACAGTTAAAGAAGCTGTTGTGTATCCACGAAAAGTTGTTGAATGTGTTATTCGGTACAATGCAAGCAGTGTAATTTTGGCTCACAATCATCCTGGAGGTTCTGTAAGACCCTCAATGGATGACATTAAGACAACTCAGAAGATTGTTAATGCTCTTTCTACGATAGGTGTTGCTGTAAATGACCACTTTATAGTGGCAAAAGATGAGTACTACAGCTTTGCACAAAATGGAATGCTGCCCCAGCCGCAGATATAA
- a CDS encoding ROK family protein has protein sequence MYYIGIDLGGTNIAAGIVDEGGKIIKKGSVPTGAHRHYTEIMKDMAELSLNLVKECGLTLDDIHSVGIGSPGAPDNEKGMILYSNNIAFLNVPMREEIQKYIPKPVNIENDANCAAYGEYIAGGAKGTKISVTITLGTGIGGGIIIDGKIFTGAHHAGAELGHMVICVDGEQCTCGRRGCWEAYASATALIRMTREAAARDINGTIMKLVNGDISKIDAKTAFDAKRMGDSTGAAIVDRYVKYLAEGLANICNIFEPEVICIGGGVSKEGEYLLEPVRKLVYEKFYCKQVPMPKIIPAVLGNDAGIIGAALLAKQL, from the coding sequence GTGTATTACATAGGAATTGACTTGGGAGGAACAAACATTGCAGCAGGAATTGTTGATGAGGGAGGAAAAATTATAAAAAAAGGTTCTGTGCCAACAGGAGCGCACAGACATTATACAGAGATTATGAAGGATATGGCTGAGCTATCTTTAAATCTTGTAAAGGAATGTGGACTTACACTTGATGATATTCATTCTGTTGGAATTGGAAGTCCAGGTGCACCTGACAATGAAAAGGGCATGATTCTTTACAGCAACAATATTGCGTTTTTGAATGTGCCTATGAGAGAAGAGATACAAAAATACATTCCAAAGCCTGTTAACATAGAAAACGATGCGAACTGTGCAGCATATGGTGAGTATATAGCAGGCGGTGCAAAAGGCACAAAGATTTCTGTTACAATTACATTGGGAACTGGCATTGGCGGGGGAATTATAATCGATGGCAAAATATTCACCGGGGCACACCATGCAGGTGCAGAGCTGGGGCATATGGTAATTTGTGTTGATGGTGAGCAGTGCACATGTGGCAGAAGAGGTTGCTGGGAGGCTTATGCTTCAGCAACAGCTCTTATTCGAATGACAAGAGAGGCTGCTGCAAGGGATATAAACGGCACTATCATGAAGCTTGTAAATGGTGATATTTCAAAGATTGATGCCAAAACAGCTTTTGATGCAAAGCGAATGGGAGACAGCACTGGTGCAGCAATTGTTGACAGGTATGTAAAATACCTTGCTGAAGGCCTTGCAAACATCTGCAATATATTTGAACCAGAGGTAATTTGCATTGGCGGAGGAGTTAGCAAAGAAGGAGAGTATCTTTTAGAACCTGTGAGAAAGCTTGTGTATGAAAAATTCTACTGCAAACAGGTTCCAATGCCCAAAATCATTCCTGCCGTTTTGGGAAATGATGCTGGTATAATTGGGGCTGCGCTTTTAGCAAAGCAGCTGTGA
- the glgA gene encoding glycogen synthase GlgA: protein MKILFAVSEAFPFAKSGGLADVAYSLPKALRKLGVDIRVIMPKYSDIHPDFTTKMKHICHFTVPVGWRNQYCGIEYLNLDGVPFYFVDNEYYFKRPGYYGYYDDGERFSFFSRAVCEAVYHLDFDVDIIHVNDWHTSVIPVLLKAHYGHSDKHNKIKTILTIHNLKYQGIFPKEVMYDLLSLPDEYFSEDKLKFYDAISFLKGGIIYSDKVVTVSRTYANEVRTLSYGEGLHGLLSGIGEKLIGIINGIDYEVYNPATDKLIFVNYDSNTFENRKKENKFRLQQMLNLPVSDEIVLIGMVSRLTKEKGIELIERIINKLLTLPIQLVILGAGDYHYEQMLKQYAGAFPSKVSANICYSEELARKIYAGSDMYLMPSLTEPCGISQLIAMRYGSVPIVRETGGLKDTVKPYNQFTGEGWGFSFANYDPAELFATIKYALSIYNDKNQWRNIVHQAMTQDNSWNASAYEYQKVYESLLNS, encoded by the coding sequence ATGAAAATTTTATTTGCAGTGTCTGAGGCATTTCCTTTTGCTAAAAGCGGAGGCCTTGCTGATGTAGCATATTCTTTGCCAAAGGCATTAAGAAAACTTGGTGTTGATATAAGAGTCATTATGCCAAAATATAGTGATATACATCCTGATTTTACAACAAAGATGAAACATATATGTCATTTCACTGTACCTGTTGGATGGCGAAATCAATATTGTGGAATAGAATACCTAAATTTAGATGGTGTACCATTTTATTTTGTTGACAATGAATACTATTTTAAAAGACCTGGATATTATGGATATTATGATGATGGAGAAAGATTTTCTTTTTTTTCAAGGGCTGTATGTGAAGCAGTGTATCATCTTGACTTTGATGTTGATATAATTCATGTAAATGATTGGCACACGAGCGTTATACCTGTCTTACTTAAAGCTCATTACGGACATTCAGATAAACATAATAAAATAAAAACCATTTTGACAATACACAATCTTAAGTACCAAGGTATTTTTCCAAAAGAAGTTATGTATGACCTTCTTTCACTGCCGGATGAATATTTTTCTGAAGATAAGCTAAAATTCTATGATGCTATATCATTTTTAAAAGGCGGTATAATATACTCTGATAAGGTCGTAACTGTGAGCAGAACATATGCAAACGAAGTAAGAACACTTTCTTACGGCGAAGGACTACACGGACTTTTGTCTGGGATTGGAGAAAAATTAATAGGCATTATTAACGGAATTGACTATGAAGTTTACAATCCTGCAACAGATAAGTTAATATTTGTAAATTATGATTCTAATACATTTGAAAATAGAAAAAAAGAGAACAAATTTAGACTTCAGCAAATGCTAAACCTTCCTGTTTCAGACGAGATTGTTCTGATTGGTATGGTTTCAAGGTTAACAAAAGAAAAAGGAATTGAGCTTATAGAAAGAATTATAAATAAGCTTTTGACATTACCAATTCAGCTTGTAATCTTGGGTGCTGGTGACTATCATTATGAACAAATGTTAAAACAATATGCAGGAGCGTTTCCTTCAAAGGTTTCGGCAAATATTTGTTATAGTGAAGAACTTGCACGAAAAATTTATGCCGGTTCTGACATGTATCTTATGCCATCTTTAACAGAACCTTGTGGAATATCTCAGCTCATTGCAATGAGATATGGAAGTGTGCCGATTGTCAGAGAGACAGGTGGACTTAAAGATACAGTAAAACCTTATAATCAGTTTACAGGTGAGGGCTGGGGATTTTCGTTTGCAAACTATGACCCTGCAGAGCTTTTTGCCACTATAAAATATGCACTTTCAATATATAATGATAAAAATCAGTGGAGAAATATTGTCCATCAGGCAATGACACAAGACAATTCGTGGAATGCTTCAGCCTATGAATATCAAAAGGTTTATGAAAGCCTTTTAAATTCATAA
- a CDS encoding SGNH/GDSL hydrolase family protein: MKIENGSKLLFIGDSITDCGRARPVGEGLHWNNLGNGYVSLVQAQLLSKYPESKIRVINMGVGGDTVRHLKARWQTDVLDLKPDWLSIMIGINDVWRQFDNPLIPECHVYLDEYKSTLDELINLTKPDLKGLVLMSPFIIDDNKNDAMRKRMDEYRFAMKEIAQKHGAIFVDVQEAFDEFLKYYHSYALALDRIHPNLTGHMIIANEFLKAVEF; encoded by the coding sequence ATGAAGATTGAAAATGGAAGCAAACTTCTTTTCATAGGCGATTCAATTACAGACTGCGGCAGAGCAAGACCAGTTGGTGAAGGGCTACATTGGAATAATTTGGGGAATGGGTATGTTTCTCTTGTACAAGCTCAGCTTCTTTCAAAGTATCCTGAGAGCAAAATAAGAGTTATAAACATGGGTGTTGGTGGAGATACTGTAAGGCATCTCAAAGCGCGCTGGCAGACAGATGTTTTAGATTTAAAACCTGACTGGCTTTCTATCATGATAGGTATAAATGATGTTTGGAGACAGTTTGACAATCCACTTATTCCTGAGTGCCATGTGTATTTGGATGAGTACAAGTCTACCTTGGATGAGCTTATAAATCTTACAAAGCCAGACTTAAAAGGACTTGTTCTGATGTCGCCATTTATAATTGATGATAACAAAAATGATGCTATGAGAAAGAGAATGGATGAGTACAGATTTGCAATGAAAGAAATAGCTCAAAAACATGGTGCAATATTTGTTGATGTTCAGGAAGCTTTTGATGAATTCTTAAAATACTATCATTCATATGCACTTGCGCTTGACAGAATTCATCCGAATTTAACAGGACATATGATTATAGCAAATGAGTTTTTGAAAGCTGTTGAATTTTAA